One segment of Nostoc piscinale CENA21 DNA contains the following:
- a CDS encoding VapE domain-containing protein translates to MNDYTKTKQIIEQHFAHRLSWHKVNQDVYLDKKLFDIAKFRADVEQEHVSPIEDYLNKCYSNYQDTNYKDLFRHINEQVLHIDPESLEALYLPKTLVAAVKRIYEPGCQHDTVLILYSEQQGLYKTSFFRELASSDWFETKQLTSYNKDELMVCHSKWIIELGECEETIRTSAMAKLKAFITQRSDCFRKPYAATKLK, encoded by the coding sequence ATGAATGACTATACGAAAACTAAACAAATTATAGAACAGCATTTTGCTCATAGACTAAGTTGGCACAAAGTTAATCAAGATGTATATCTAGATAAAAAACTATTTGATATTGCTAAGTTTCGCGCTGATGTGGAACAAGAGCATGTTTCACCCATAGAAGATTACTTAAATAAATGTTATTCTAACTATCAAGATACAAACTATAAAGATTTATTTAGACACATCAATGAGCAAGTATTACATATTGATCCTGAGTCACTTGAGGCACTATACCTACCTAAAACTTTAGTAGCCGCAGTAAAAAGGATATATGAACCTGGATGTCAACATGATACTGTGTTGATACTTTATAGTGAACAGCAAGGATTATACAAAACCTCTTTCTTTAGAGAACTAGCTAGTAGTGATTGGTTTGAGACTAAACAACTAACTAGTTATAACAAAGATGAATTAATGGTATGTCATAGTAAATGGATTATAGAGTTAGGAGAATGCGAAGAAACAATCAGAACATCTGCTATGGCTAAACTTAAAGCATTTATTACCCAAAGATCAGATTGCTTTAGGAAACCTTATGCTGCTACTAAGCTCAAATAG
- a CDS encoding cation-translocating P-type ATPase, with amino-acid sequence MSANSLPESTPIWHTLEVDKALDLLDSKADSGLTPQEVEQRLQKYGTNELEEHGGRSAWEILLDQFKNIMLLMLIAVAFISGFLDFTAWQAGQLKPGEVPFKDTVAIMAIVILNGILGYVQESRAEQALAALKQMSSPLVRVIRDKKLLDVAAKEIVPGDIMLLEAGVQIAADGRLIEQSNLQVRESALTGEAEAVNKQATLQLPEDTSLGDRVNLVFQGTEVVQGRGKVLVTNTGMQTELGKIATMLQSVESEPTPLQQRMTQLGNVLVSGSLILVAIVVIGGVIQARGFSNLQDLLEVSLSMAVAVVPEGLPAVITVTLALGTQRMVRRNALIRKLPAVETLGSVTTICSDKTGTLTQNKMVVQSIFTNNNTFRVTGEGYAPVGDFQLDNQKVPVEDYPEISALLVACAVCNDSVLQKEKGEWAILGDPTEGALVTLAGKAGIEKDQWNSKLPRVSEFPFSSERKRMSVINQVEEVATGEPSLTSVDPAITGFVNSEPYLMFTKGSPELILARCTEIRLGTHSAPLTEEQRSKILAANDQMASQGLRVLGFAYKPLTEVPPEGTDEESETSLVWLGLVGMLDAPRPEVRAAVAECRQAGIRPVMITGDHQLTARAIAIDLGIAQEGDRVLTGQELQRMSDQELEQQVDLVSIYARVAPEHKLRIVQALQRRGRFVAMTGDGVNDAPALKQADIGIAMGITGTDVSKEASDMVLLDDNFATIVAATKEGRVVYTNIRRFIKYILGSNIGEVLTIAAAPILGLGGVPLTPLQILWMNLVTDGLPALALAVEPPEPDVMQRPPFSPRESIFARGLGSYMIRIGIIFAIITIILMEWSYYHAQTVTGDGLDPERWKTMVFTSLCIAQMGHAIAIRSNNQLTIEVNPFSNPYVLGAVVVTTILQLMLIYVPPLRDFFGTHWLPPAELAICIGFSALMFVWIEGEKIFFRFMGKKTV; translated from the coding sequence ATGTCTGCTAATTCTCTGCCTGAAAGTACCCCGATTTGGCATACTTTAGAAGTTGATAAAGCTCTAGACCTGCTGGACAGTAAGGCAGACAGTGGCTTAACACCCCAAGAAGTTGAACAACGGTTGCAAAAATACGGCACCAATGAATTAGAAGAACATGGTGGTCGTAGTGCTTGGGAAATACTGCTAGATCAGTTCAAGAACATTATGTTGTTGATGCTGATTGCTGTCGCTTTTATCTCTGGGTTTTTGGATTTTACGGCTTGGCAAGCTGGTCAACTCAAGCCAGGAGAAGTGCCGTTTAAAGATACAGTGGCAATTATGGCTATTGTAATTTTGAATGGCATTTTGGGTTATGTCCAAGAAAGTCGTGCCGAACAAGCTTTAGCTGCACTTAAACAGATGTCTTCGCCCTTAGTGCGAGTCATTCGTGACAAAAAACTATTAGATGTGGCAGCCAAAGAAATCGTCCCAGGAGATATCATGCTGCTGGAAGCGGGAGTGCAGATAGCCGCAGATGGACGCTTAATTGAACAGTCTAATTTACAAGTGCGAGAATCAGCACTGACAGGTGAAGCAGAAGCAGTTAACAAACAGGCCACTCTTCAACTACCTGAAGATACATCTTTAGGCGATCGCGTTAACTTAGTTTTTCAAGGCACCGAAGTTGTCCAAGGACGCGGGAAAGTTCTGGTAACAAACACCGGAATGCAAACCGAACTAGGTAAAATTGCCACCATGTTGCAGTCGGTGGAAAGTGAACCTACGCCTTTACAGCAACGGATGACGCAACTGGGTAATGTTCTAGTTTCTGGTTCCTTGATTTTAGTAGCGATCGTTGTGATTGGTGGTGTCATTCAGGCCAGAGGTTTTAGCAATTTACAAGACTTGTTAGAAGTTTCCTTAAGTATGGCGGTGGCGGTAGTGCCTGAAGGATTACCCGCTGTGATTACCGTCACTTTGGCATTAGGAACCCAGCGAATGGTACGCCGCAATGCCTTGATTCGCAAACTACCAGCCGTAGAAACCTTGGGTTCTGTCACCACTATTTGTTCTGATAAAACAGGTACACTCACCCAGAACAAAATGGTGGTGCAATCGATTTTCACCAATAACAATACTTTTCGGGTCACAGGCGAAGGTTACGCACCTGTGGGTGATTTTCAATTAGATAATCAAAAAGTTCCAGTTGAAGATTATCCCGAAATTTCAGCTTTATTAGTGGCCTGCGCTGTTTGTAATGACTCAGTATTACAAAAAGAAAAAGGTGAATGGGCAATTTTAGGAGACCCCACCGAAGGCGCATTAGTGACATTAGCAGGCAAAGCGGGGATTGAAAAAGACCAATGGAATAGTAAGTTACCCCGTGTCAGTGAATTTCCCTTCTCTTCCGAACGTAAACGGATGAGTGTGATTAACCAGGTAGAGGAAGTAGCGACTGGGGAACCATCCTTGACCAGTGTAGATCCAGCGATCACAGGTTTTGTTAACTCTGAACCTTACTTGATGTTTACCAAAGGTTCACCAGAGTTAATTTTGGCGCGTTGCACAGAAATTCGTTTGGGTACACACTCCGCACCGCTCACAGAAGAACAACGCAGCAAAATTTTGGCAGCTAATGACCAAATGGCCAGTCAAGGTTTGCGGGTGTTGGGTTTTGCTTACAAACCCCTCACCGAAGTTCCCCCAGAAGGCACAGATGAGGAATCAGAGACAAGCTTGGTGTGGCTGGGATTAGTCGGAATGCTGGATGCACCCAGACCAGAGGTTAGGGCAGCTGTAGCAGAATGTCGCCAAGCGGGAATTCGCCCAGTTATGATTACAGGCGACCATCAATTAACAGCCCGTGCGATCGCCATTGATTTAGGTATTGCCCAAGAAGGCGACAGAGTTCTAACTGGTCAAGAATTGCAACGGATGAGTGACCAAGAACTAGAACAACAAGTTGATTTAGTCAGCATTTATGCCAGAGTTGCGCCAGAACACAAACTGCGGATTGTGCAAGCATTACAACGCCGTGGTCGATTTGTGGCAATGACTGGCGATGGTGTGAATGATGCGCCAGCCTTAAAGCAAGCAGACATCGGTATTGCAATGGGCATTACTGGTACTGATGTGAGTAAAGAAGCCAGCGACATGGTGCTGTTAGATGACAACTTTGCCACCATTGTGGCAGCTACCAAAGAAGGTCGAGTGGTTTACACCAATATCCGCCGCTTTATTAAATATATTTTGGGCAGTAACATCGGTGAAGTTTTAACTATTGCTGCTGCACCAATTTTAGGTTTGGGAGGTGTTCCCCTCACACCCTTACAAATTCTCTGGATGAACTTGGTAACAGATGGTTTACCAGCCTTAGCCTTGGCAGTTGAACCACCAGAACCGGATGTGATGCAGCGCCCGCCCTTCAGTCCCCGCGAAAGCATATTTGCCAGGGGGTTGGGTTCTTACATGATTCGCATTGGGATTATTTTTGCGATTATCACAATCATCCTTATGGAATGGTCATATTATCATGCTCAAACGGTAACAGGGGATGGACTTGACCCAGAACGTTGGAAAACAATGGTATTTACTTCATTATGTATTGCCCAAATGGGTCATGCGATCGCCATTCGTTCCAACAACCAGCTAACTATTGAGGTGAATCCTTTCTCTAATCCTTATGTGTTGGGTGCGGTTGTGGTGACAACGATATTACAACTAATGCTAATTTACGTACCACCTCTGCGCGATTTCTTCGGTACTCACTGGCTACCCCCTGCGGAGTTGGCAATTTGTATTGGTTTCAGCGCCTTAATGTTTGTCTGGATTGAAGGCGAAAAAATCTTCTTCCGTTTCATGGGCAAGAAAACTGTTTAA
- a CDS encoding Arm DNA-binding domain-containing protein — MYESGKPSSRVPKITPRNNNGGIIIRFQYQGKQYSVSPGGKYSDKLAIANANRIASQIKTDILAGYFDPTLEKYQPKVQKPDNVVSINKDVAPNLQDLWQQYKVAKQASVAETTQKEKWSQIDRCLPKVSPEMLNSDNARLLIPELLKTYSGTTLERIINDIQACSNWAFETGLISLNPWRRLKQQLPDKPQSVRTKKAYSREEVNAIIQAFRGDCYCNAKSAFKDSWYADFVEFLFLTGCRPEDAIALTWDSIKDRVIVFDKAYSCGVLKNY; from the coding sequence ATGTACGAGAGTGGAAAGCCATCATCTAGAGTTCCTAAGATTACCCCACGCAACAACAACGGCGGAATCATCATTAGGTTTCAATACCAAGGGAAACAATACTCAGTCTCTCCCGGTGGTAAATACAGCGATAAACTAGCGATCGCAAACGCCAATAGAATCGCTAGTCAAATCAAAACTGATATCCTTGCTGGCTACTTCGACCCCACGTTAGAAAAATATCAACCAAAGGTTCAAAAGCCTGATAACGTTGTTTCAATAAATAAAGATGTAGCGCCAAACCTACAAGATTTATGGCAACAGTACAAGGTGGCTAAACAAGCAAGTGTGGCTGAAACTACTCAAAAAGAGAAGTGGTCACAGATTGATAGATGCTTGCCAAAGGTATCACCTGAAATGCTGAACTCAGATAACGCTCGTTTGTTGATACCGGAATTACTCAAAACTTATTCTGGTACTACACTTGAACGCATAATCAACGATATACAAGCTTGTAGTAATTGGGCATTCGAGACTGGATTGATTAGTCTTAACCCTTGGCGAAGGCTGAAACAGCAATTACCTGATAAGCCTCAAAGCGTTAGAACCAAAAAAGCATACTCACGAGAAGAAGTTAACGCTATCATTCAAGCGTTTAGAGGTGATTGTTATTGCAACGCTAAGTCAGCGTTCAAAGATAGCTGGTATGCTGATTTCGTTGAATTCCTGTTTCTAACTGGTTGTCGTCCTGAAGATGCGATCGCATTAACTTGGGATTCCATCAAAGATAGAGTAATTGTCTTTGATAAAGCATATTCCTGTGGTGTGCTAAAAAACTACTAA
- a CDS encoding phosphoglucomutase/phosphomannomutase family protein yields the protein MSVTSNSSKIKFGTDGWRGIIADDFTFPNVRKVTRAIASYLETAYTKDRPVLIAYDTRFLADQFARTAAQVLADLGWTVKITDRDCPTPVIAYNARHLNSAGALMFTASHNPAPYCGIKYIPDYAGPATPEITDTIVANIESAADDLPSNNPSGSISIFDPKPDYLQFIYTLLDVERIKSAHLKVKYDALYSTSRGYLDEVLQQSGTELESFHTWRDVLFGGGMPEPKGEQLEELVEAVRRDQADLGLATDGDSDRFGIVDEQGNVLTPNTVLLVLARHLIKNKGKSGAIVRTVATTHLLDNLAAKYGLPIYETAVGFKYIGEKMRETTVLIGGEESGGLSVIGHIPEKDGVLADMLVAEAIAYEGKPLSQLVKEAIAEADGPLYNKRLDLHLTEAHKTAVIDSYTKNPPSEVAGIKVKEAGRKDGVKLYLEEGSWVLLRPSGTEPLVRVYMETNSPEKLSQIAQVMESEIAKLG from the coding sequence ATGAGCGTTACTAGCAATTCCAGCAAAATCAAGTTTGGTACTGATGGTTGGCGAGGGATTATTGCTGATGATTTTACTTTCCCCAATGTGCGGAAAGTAACTAGAGCGATCGCAAGTTATCTCGAAACAGCCTACACAAAAGATAGACCAGTTCTCATTGCTTACGATACGCGGTTTTTAGCTGATCAGTTTGCCCGCACCGCTGCCCAAGTCTTAGCAGATTTGGGTTGGACAGTGAAAATTACTGATCGAGATTGCCCCACACCAGTAATTGCTTATAACGCCCGTCACTTAAATTCGGCGGGGGCGTTGATGTTTACAGCAAGCCATAACCCTGCACCATATTGTGGAATTAAATATATCCCCGATTATGCCGGGCCTGCCACTCCAGAAATCACTGATACTATTGTGGCAAATATTGAAAGTGCTGCGGATGATCTGCCTAGTAACAACCCTAGCGGGTCAATTTCTATTTTTGACCCCAAACCCGATTATTTGCAATTTATCTACACATTGTTGGATGTAGAACGCATTAAAAGCGCCCATTTAAAAGTTAAATATGATGCGCTATATTCGACATCTCGCGGTTATTTAGATGAAGTTTTGCAACAAAGTGGCACAGAATTAGAAAGTTTTCATACTTGGCGGGATGTATTATTTGGCGGTGGAATGCCAGAACCCAAAGGCGAACAACTAGAAGAGTTAGTGGAAGCTGTACGTCGTGACCAAGCTGATTTAGGTTTGGCAACCGATGGTGATAGCGATCGCTTTGGTATTGTTGATGAACAAGGTAATGTTCTCACCCCTAACACTGTGCTGTTGGTGTTAGCAAGGCATTTAATTAAAAATAAAGGCAAAAGCGGCGCAATTGTTCGTACTGTCGCCACAACTCACCTATTAGATAATCTGGCGGCTAAATATGGTTTGCCAATTTATGAGACAGCCGTAGGCTTTAAATACATCGGTGAAAAAATGCGAGAAACCACCGTTTTGATTGGGGGTGAAGAATCAGGCGGTTTAAGCGTGATTGGGCATATTCCCGAAAAAGATGGTGTTTTAGCTGATATGCTAGTTGCCGAAGCGATCGCCTACGAAGGCAAACCCCTGAGTCAACTTGTCAAAGAAGCGATCGCGGAAGCTGACGGCCCCTTGTATAACAAGCGTTTGGACTTACACCTCACTGAAGCCCACAAAACCGCCGTTATCGATTCCTACACCAAAAATCCCCCCTCAGAAGTAGCGGGTATTAAGGTCAAAGAAGCCGGGCGCAAAGACGGCGTTAAACTTTACCTAGAAGAAGGTAGCTGGGTGTTGCTGCGTCCTTCGGGAACAGAACCACTGGTGCGCGTTTATATGGAAACCAACAGCCCCGAAAAACTCTCCCAAATCGCGCAAGTAATGGAGAGTGAAATTGCTAAATTAGGATAA
- a CDS encoding transglutaminase domain-containing protein — MFGQRTIRPLTAASLCGIAFIKDTLIAIDSTKGHLLEIDPESDNSKIINPHQVKEFNDVTGLAVWEDTLWVTRGNSIYLSKLGSWGLEHFATLPYTANGVAVWESTVYVSCQKLGYIVIFDRSTRKEITKFYAPGVGVENLTVTQETLWICDRTEQTVYSMDRATGEVNFSVLTPFDSPTGIAVHQDSDGQETLYVAYASEEPYIRDNPNADPNHELTYRDRTFIHPLYYYYNPDKRYALSNGYLIEMSYAEEIAPLEEVYLPDVEWRIALPSETERQTVKQVEPIGIPFTEEVIDGQRVAVFKFDALTPGERHVFGWKALLEVRGIKYRITPKDTEDLPEFSPELQNRYLVDNDDLAMDTSIVRNAARDAIGSETNLLRKMYSIRNYVYDELSYGIKPYIDTPDIVLERGVGSCGEYVGVLLALCRLNGIPCRTVGRYKCPPYGEHQKVPLQPDFNHVWLEFYIPNFGWLPMESNPDDVGYGGPYPTRFFMGLCWYHIEIGKGISFETLSSQGSRLTKEDIPIGDLAINHIRFTILQELPPF; from the coding sequence ATGTTTGGGCAAAGGACAATTCGACCGCTTACGGCTGCCTCCCTATGTGGCATTGCTTTTATTAAAGATACACTCATTGCGATTGACAGTACAAAAGGGCATCTACTAGAGATTGATCCTGAGTCTGACAACAGCAAAATTATCAATCCGCACCAAGTTAAGGAATTTAATGATGTCACTGGTTTAGCAGTTTGGGAAGATACCCTCTGGGTAACTCGTGGCAATAGTATTTATTTATCAAAGCTGGGTTCTTGGGGGTTAGAACATTTTGCCACATTGCCTTATACGGCTAATGGTGTGGCTGTGTGGGAATCGACAGTGTATGTTAGCTGTCAAAAGCTGGGTTACATTGTGATTTTTGACCGTAGTACGCGCAAAGAAATTACTAAGTTTTATGCGCCTGGGGTTGGTGTAGAAAATTTGACAGTCACCCAAGAAACGTTGTGGATTTGCGATCGCACTGAACAAACAGTTTACTCGATGGATCGAGCCACAGGAGAAGTAAACTTTAGTGTGCTAACACCGTTTGATTCACCCACAGGCATAGCGGTACATCAAGATAGTGATGGTCAGGAAACTTTGTATGTCGCCTATGCTTCTGAGGAACCTTATATTCGGGATAATCCTAATGCTGACCCGAATCATGAATTAACTTACCGTGATCGGACTTTCATTCACCCACTTTATTACTACTACAACCCAGATAAGCGTTACGCCCTATCAAATGGCTATCTGATCGAAATGTCCTACGCTGAGGAAATTGCACCTTTAGAAGAAGTGTATCTCCCGGATGTAGAATGGCGCATCGCCTTACCCTCCGAAACTGAACGCCAAACAGTTAAACAAGTTGAACCCATTGGTATTCCTTTTACCGAAGAAGTCATTGATGGGCAACGGGTAGCAGTATTTAAATTTGATGCCCTCACCCCCGGCGAACGCCATGTATTTGGCTGGAAGGCTTTGTTAGAAGTGCGAGGAATTAAGTATCGCATTACGCCTAAAGATACCGAAGACTTGCCAGAATTTTCTCCAGAACTCCAAAATCGTTACCTCGTAGATAACGATGATTTGGCAATGGATACTTCTATAGTTCGCAATGCCGCCCGTGATGCCATCGGTTCCGAAACCAACTTACTACGGAAGATGTATAGTATCCGTAACTACGTATACGACGAGTTGTCTTACGGTATTAAACCTTACATTGACACCCCAGATATAGTTTTAGAACGAGGGGTTGGTTCTTGCGGTGAGTATGTTGGCGTTTTACTGGCCTTGTGCCGTTTAAATGGTATCCCCTGCCGCACAGTTGGCAGATATAAATGCCCTCCCTACGGCGAACATCAAAAAGTACCATTACAACCTGATTTTAATCATGTCTGGTTAGAGTTTTATATCCCCAACTTTGGCTGGTTGCCAATGGAATCTAACCCCGATGATGTCGGATATGGAGGCCCTTACCCCACTCGCTTTTTTATGGGGTTGTGCTGGTATCACATCGAAATAGGCAAGGGTATCTCTTTTGAAACTTTAAGCAGTCAAGGTAGTAGATTGACAAAAGAAGATATTCCCATAGGTGATTTAGCAATTAATCATATTCGCTTTACAATTCTTCAAGAATTACCACCTTTTTGA
- a CDS encoding LapA family protein encodes MKTFANLLISVVVAVWIVAIAVLSVQNATPVSLKFLSFQSIQIPVGLVLAFSAAIGVIGVAVLQPLWGLAGSGENRLEEDAEFFVDDEDF; translated from the coding sequence ATGAAGACTTTTGCTAATTTGTTAATATCTGTTGTTGTGGCTGTTTGGATAGTGGCGATCGCAGTTCTTTCAGTTCAAAATGCCACACCAGTATCGTTAAAGTTTTTAAGTTTTCAATCAATTCAAATACCAGTTGGTTTAGTTCTGGCTTTTAGTGCAGCGATTGGTGTAATTGGGGTAGCAGTACTGCAACCTCTGTGGGGGTTAGCTGGTTCCGGCGAGAATCGCTTGGAAGAGGATGCAGAGTTTTTTGTGGATGATGAGGATTTTTAA
- a CDS encoding DUF6290 family protein yields the protein MPKITNKPLTHIVSIRLSKQDYEHLANTAKLHKLTSTSFIRNLVIEYLKQNFVIVTLSN from the coding sequence ATGCCGAAAATCACAAATAAACCTCTAACCCACATAGTTAGTATTCGATTAAGCAAACAAGATTACGAGCATTTAGCTAATACAGCAAAACTCCATAAGTTGACAAGTACAAGTTTCATAAGAAACTTAGTTATAGAATACTTAAAACAAAATTTTGTAATTGTAACCTTATCTAATTAA